One Mycolicibacterium goodii genomic region harbors:
- a CDS encoding fumarate reductase/succinate dehydrogenase flavoprotein subunit, whose amino-acid sequence MTVSIPSPPFTAPQVTDAVRMDCDVLVIGGGTAGTMAALTAAENGARVLLLEKAHVRHSGALAMGMDGVNNAVIPGKAEPEDYVAEITRANDGIVNQRTVYQTATRGFAMVQRLERYGVKFEKDEHGEYAVRRVHRSGSYVLPMPEGKDVKKALYRVLRQRSMREKIRIENRLMPVRVLTDNGRAVGAAAFNTRTGEFVVVAARAVILSTGACGRLGLPASGYLYGTYENPTNAGDGYAMAYHAGAELSGIECFQVNPLIKDYNGPACAYVANPFGGYQVNALGERFVDSDYWSGQMMAEVKREIESARGPIYLKVSHLPDETITALENILHTTERPTRGTFHANRGHDYRTHDIEMHISEIGLCSGHSASGVWVDEHARTTVPGLYAAGDLACVPHNYMIGAFVYGDLAGQHAASTLSGVPVPQHLPEDQIIEAHELIYRPLRNPDGPPQPQVEYKLRRFVNDYVAPPKTATKLSIAVQTFERMAAEIEEIGARTPHELMRAVEVSFIRDCAEMAARSSLTRTESRWGLYHERADLPERDDEQWRYHLNLHKDHEGRMRFVKRPVAPYLVPVPELDHLPSEHPVSEVGQPELHVGRAPTAERSRIRDAAPVRPPSPRIAAVLALEDPALTDLDEFLADPDPGVRRTAIATLGEHLPDGYQDALVAALDDADAGVRLQTADVVRELVEVLPRPEAFAIRLTSDDPAVRAVTVYVLSARRAGSAVAYRSALTDPDHRVRIEAVRASVSVDDATGVAAATTDDNREVRIAALGGLATLRTGTDAVHALLEDPDPLVRAAALTALGAVGCDADGVVSAEKALTESAWQIRQGAVRALAGAEAVVAVPALSRALTDEHLDVRKAAVLSLSRWADTESAARDALTGALQDSDADVRAYARQALTRKG is encoded by the coding sequence ATGACCGTATCGATCCCGTCGCCGCCGTTCACCGCACCCCAGGTCACCGACGCCGTCCGCATGGACTGCGACGTCCTCGTGATCGGTGGCGGCACGGCGGGCACCATGGCCGCGTTGACCGCGGCCGAGAACGGTGCCCGGGTGCTGCTTCTGGAGAAGGCCCATGTGCGCCATTCGGGTGCGCTCGCGATGGGCATGGACGGCGTCAACAACGCCGTGATCCCCGGCAAGGCGGAACCCGAGGACTACGTCGCCGAGATCACGCGCGCCAACGACGGAATCGTCAACCAGCGCACCGTCTACCAGACCGCGACCCGCGGATTCGCCATGGTGCAGCGGCTCGAGCGTTACGGCGTCAAGTTCGAGAAGGACGAGCACGGTGAGTACGCGGTGCGCCGGGTGCACCGGTCCGGTTCGTACGTGTTGCCGATGCCAGAGGGCAAGGACGTCAAAAAGGCGCTCTACCGCGTGCTGCGGCAGCGGTCGATGCGCGAGAAGATCCGCATCGAGAACCGGTTGATGCCGGTGCGTGTGCTCACCGACAACGGGCGTGCGGTCGGCGCCGCGGCGTTCAACACCCGAACCGGTGAGTTCGTCGTCGTCGCCGCCCGAGCCGTGATCTTGTCGACCGGCGCGTGCGGGCGCCTCGGTCTGCCCGCCTCGGGTTATCTGTACGGCACCTACGAGAACCCCACCAACGCCGGCGACGGCTACGCCATGGCCTACCACGCGGGCGCGGAACTCTCCGGAATCGAGTGCTTCCAGGTCAACCCGTTGATCAAGGACTACAACGGGCCCGCCTGTGCGTATGTGGCCAATCCGTTCGGGGGATACCAGGTCAACGCGCTGGGAGAGCGGTTCGTCGACTCCGACTACTGGTCCGGCCAGATGATGGCCGAGGTCAAACGCGAGATCGAATCGGCGCGGGGGCCGATCTACCTGAAGGTCAGCCATCTGCCCGACGAGACCATCACGGCGCTCGAGAACATCCTGCACACCACGGAGCGGCCCACGCGTGGCACGTTCCACGCCAACCGCGGACACGACTACCGAACCCATGACATCGAGATGCACATCTCCGAGATCGGGCTGTGCTCAGGTCATTCCGCTTCGGGGGTGTGGGTCGACGAGCACGCCCGCACCACGGTTCCCGGGCTGTACGCCGCCGGCGACCTGGCGTGTGTGCCCCACAACTACATGATCGGCGCGTTCGTCTACGGCGACCTCGCGGGTCAGCACGCCGCATCCACCCTCTCCGGCGTCCCTGTGCCGCAGCACCTTCCGGAGGATCAGATCATCGAGGCGCACGAGCTGATCTACCGCCCGCTGCGCAACCCCGACGGTCCGCCACAACCGCAGGTCGAATACAAGCTGCGGCGTTTCGTCAACGACTATGTGGCCCCGCCGAAGACCGCGACCAAGCTGTCGATCGCGGTGCAGACCTTCGAACGGATGGCCGCCGAGATCGAGGAGATCGGCGCACGGACACCACACGAACTGATGCGCGCGGTGGAGGTGTCTTTCATCCGCGACTGCGCGGAGATGGCGGCACGCTCGTCACTGACGCGGACCGAATCACGGTGGGGCCTGTACCACGAGCGTGCCGATCTGCCCGAGCGCGACGACGAACAGTGGCGCTATCACCTCAACCTCCACAAGGACCACGAAGGGCGGATGCGGTTCGTGAAACGACCGGTCGCACCATATCTCGTGCCCGTTCCGGAACTCGACCATCTGCCGTCGGAACATCCGGTGAGCGAGGTGGGCCAACCCGAGCTGCACGTGGGGCGGGCACCCACGGCCGAACGCTCCCGGATCCGCGACGCCGCCCCGGTCCGGCCGCCGTCTCCGCGCATCGCGGCCGTGCTGGCCCTCGAGGATCCCGCCCTGACCGACCTCGACGAGTTCCTCGCCGATCCCGACCCGGGGGTGCGCCGCACCGCGATCGCGACACTCGGCGAGCACCTGCCCGACGGTTACCAGGATGCGCTGGTCGCCGCGCTCGACGACGCGGATGCCGGGGTGCGCCTGCAGACGGCCGACGTGGTGCGTGAACTCGTCGAGGTGCTGCCCCGTCCCGAGGCGTTCGCGATCCGGTTGACGTCGGACGACCCCGCCGTCCGTGCCGTCACGGTGTACGTGCTGAGTGCGCGGCGGGCCGGCAGCGCGGTCGCGTACCGTTCGGCGCTCACCGACCCCGACCACCGCGTGCGTATCGAGGCGGTGCGGGCATCGGTGTCCGTCGACGACGCGACCGGCGTCGCGGCTGCCACGACCGACGACAACCGCGAGGTGCGCATCGCCGCGCTCGGCGGGTTGGCGACGCTGCGCACCGGCACGGACGCCGTGCATGCGCTCCTGGAGGATCCGGATCCGTTGGTGCGCGCCGCTGCACTGACGGCCCTCGGCGCCGTCGGGTGCGACGCCGACGGCGTGGTGAGCGCCGAGAAGGCGCTGACGGAATCGGCATGGCAGATCCGCCAGGGCGCGGTACGAGCGCTCGCCGGAGCCGAAGCGGTGGTTGCTGTTCCTGCGTTGTCGCGCGCACTGACCGATGAGCATCTCGACGTCCGCAAGGCCGCCGTGCTGAGCCTCAGCCGGTGGGCGGACACGGAATCCGCGGCGCGCGACGCCCTGACCGGCGCGCTGCAGGACTCCGACGCCGACGTCCGCGCATACGCCCGGCAGGCGTTGACGCGCAAGGGGTGA
- a CDS encoding ABC transporter ATP-binding protein yields MSITETTPATTATTTAGMRLELDGVRLSYTGTPVIDDLSLTVCPGEILVLTGPSGCGKSTILRALTGLLRPDTGRVLADGVPVTTTSRDRGMVFQDSALLPWRTVRSNIELALQLRGEPKAGRRARADRWIDEVGLSGFADFLPKSLSGGMRQRVQLARGLAGAPRAVMMDEPFAALDSQTRAAMQRLLIDTWRAHPTTIVFVTHDVDEALRLGDRIAVLGRAGQPLRALIDVPLPRSDHPDRSSPRADVIAALEQP; encoded by the coding sequence ATGAGCATCACAGAGACGACACCGGCGACCACCGCGACCACAACCGCGGGTATGCGCCTCGAACTCGACGGCGTCCGGTTGTCCTACACGGGCACACCCGTGATCGACGATCTGAGCCTGACCGTGTGTCCGGGTGAGATCCTCGTCCTCACCGGCCCGTCCGGATGCGGCAAGTCCACGATCCTGCGTGCGCTGACGGGCCTGCTCCGCCCCGACACGGGCCGGGTGCTGGCCGACGGGGTCCCCGTCACCACCACCTCACGTGACCGGGGCATGGTATTCCAGGACAGCGCGCTGCTGCCGTGGCGCACCGTCCGATCCAACATCGAACTGGCGCTGCAACTTCGGGGCGAGCCCAAGGCCGGCCGCCGGGCGCGGGCCGACCGCTGGATCGACGAGGTCGGGCTGTCGGGTTTCGCCGACTTCCTGCCCAAGAGTCTGTCCGGCGGGATGCGGCAACGCGTCCAGTTGGCGCGCGGCCTGGCCGGCGCACCGCGTGCGGTGATGATGGACGAACCCTTCGCCGCGCTCGACTCTCAGACCCGCGCGGCCATGCAACGACTGCTGATCGACACGTGGCGCGCGCATCCCACCACGATCGTGTTCGTCACCCACGACGTCGACGAGGCGCTGAGACTCGGGGACCGCATCGCGGTGCTCGGCCGGGCCGGCCAACCGCTGCGGGCCCTCATCGACGTGCCGCTGCCGCGTTCCGACCACCCCGATCGTTCGTCGCCGCGCGCCGACGTCATTGCCGCACTGGAGCAACCATGA
- a CDS encoding ABC transporter permease, with the protein MTAADLAPGRADAPAVTTDVAQSTTETRRTGSPWPRRLVRIASVLAVIALWQLLTANDFRLGLRFDTLPTVTEIAVALGHRLATPEYWLDLAQSLIRILTGFGLAAVLGVVTGILLGRSALFADIFGPLTELARPIPAIAMVPVAILLFPTDEAGIVFITFLAAYFPIMVSVRHAVRALPTIWEDSVRTLGGGRLDVLRQVVLPGVLPGLFGGLSVGMGVAWICVISAEMISGRLGVGYRTWQAYTVLNYPDVFVGIITIGALGFTTAAAVELIGRRATRWLPRGEDNIR; encoded by the coding sequence ATGACCGCCGCCGACCTCGCTCCCGGCCGCGCCGACGCGCCGGCTGTCACCACCGATGTGGCGCAGTCGACGACGGAAACCCGCCGCACCGGATCACCGTGGCCGCGTCGGCTGGTGCGCATCGCCTCGGTGCTGGCCGTGATCGCGCTGTGGCAGCTGTTGACCGCCAACGACTTTCGTCTGGGCCTGCGATTCGACACGTTGCCGACGGTCACCGAGATCGCGGTCGCACTGGGCCACCGGTTGGCCACGCCGGAATACTGGCTCGACCTCGCGCAGTCGCTGATCCGGATTCTCACCGGATTCGGCCTGGCAGCGGTACTCGGCGTCGTCACCGGCATCCTGCTGGGCCGCTCGGCGCTCTTCGCCGACATCTTCGGCCCGCTCACCGAGCTGGCCAGGCCCATCCCGGCGATCGCCATGGTGCCCGTCGCGATCCTGCTGTTCCCGACCGATGAGGCCGGAATTGTGTTCATCACGTTCCTCGCGGCGTACTTCCCGATCATGGTCAGCGTGCGCCACGCGGTCCGGGCACTGCCGACAATCTGGGAGGACTCGGTACGCACCCTCGGCGGGGGACGCCTCGACGTCCTGCGCCAGGTGGTGCTGCCGGGTGTGCTGCCTGGACTGTTCGGCGGTCTGTCGGTCGGAATGGGCGTGGCATGGATCTGCGTGATCTCGGCCGAGATGATCTCCGGCCGCCTCGGCGTCGGCTACCGCACCTGGCAGGCCTACACCGTGCTCAACTACCCGGACGTGTTCGTCGGCATCATCACGATCGGTGCCCTCGGATTCACGACCGCGGCAGCGGTGGAACTGATCGGCCGCCGCGCAACACGCTGGCTGCCGCGCGGTGAGGACAACATCCGATGA
- a CDS encoding ABC transporter substrate-binding protein, whose protein sequence is MKTALITLTAGLVFATAGCALDSATRTADTVDVVIGYQSKTINTVTAGTLLRAKGFLERRLSDITADTGTRYNVTWQDYDTGAPITAQMVAEKTDIGSMGDYPMLINGSKTQANERARTEVVSVTGYHPRGALNMVVAPTDSAAQNLADLAGKKISASVGSAGHGMLVQALTKAGIDPRTGVEVLNQQPQVGASALESDQVQAFSQFVAWPGLLVHQGKAKLLYDGAELDYPTLHGVVVRRAYAQQHPEVLQAFLQAQLDATEFLNAQPLEAARIVAEGSGLPQEVVYLYNGPGGTSFDPTLKPSLVEALKGDVPYLKSIDTFADLDVDTFVNDGPLREAYAERGQDYDAASRSNSNPSALSGHDQACNATVDDPATASELWLDGSDTTIAASSPNCLLKAIRGAQARGESVRAAYVPDAELGTRWFADKAVWVRQPGRAGTDHLPFGTQAGAQRYVAAHPGSTVVDYRSALAGVI, encoded by the coding sequence GTGAAAACAGCCCTGATCACCCTGACCGCTGGTCTCGTGTTCGCCACGGCCGGCTGCGCACTGGACTCGGCGACCCGGACCGCCGACACCGTCGACGTGGTCATCGGATACCAGTCGAAGACCATCAACACCGTAACTGCCGGAACCTTGCTGCGGGCCAAGGGATTTCTTGAACGTCGGCTCTCCGACATCACCGCCGACACCGGAACCCGGTACAACGTGACGTGGCAGGACTACGACACCGGAGCGCCGATCACGGCGCAGATGGTGGCCGAGAAGACCGACATCGGGTCGATGGGGGACTACCCGATGCTGATCAACGGATCCAAGACCCAGGCCAACGAACGCGCCCGCACCGAGGTGGTCTCGGTCACCGGGTACCACCCCAGGGGCGCGTTGAACATGGTTGTGGCGCCTACCGATTCGGCCGCACAGAACCTGGCCGACCTGGCGGGCAAGAAGATCTCGGCGAGCGTCGGATCGGCCGGGCACGGCATGCTCGTACAGGCGCTGACCAAGGCGGGCATCGACCCCAGAACCGGCGTCGAGGTGCTCAACCAACAACCCCAGGTCGGCGCGTCTGCCTTGGAATCCGATCAAGTACAGGCTTTCTCACAGTTCGTGGCGTGGCCGGGACTGCTGGTCCACCAGGGCAAGGCCAAACTGCTCTACGACGGCGCCGAACTCGACTACCCGACGCTGCACGGCGTGGTGGTGCGTCGCGCGTACGCCCAACAGCACCCCGAGGTACTCCAGGCGTTCCTGCAGGCGCAACTCGACGCGACCGAGTTCCTCAACGCCCAACCGTTGGAGGCCGCGCGCATCGTCGCCGAGGGCAGTGGTCTCCCGCAGGAGGTGGTCTATCTCTACAACGGTCCCGGAGGCACGTCGTTCGACCCCACCCTCAAGCCCTCTCTCGTCGAAGCGCTCAAAGGTGATGTCCCGTACCTCAAGTCGATCGACACCTTTGCCGACCTCGATGTCGACACCTTCGTGAACGACGGGCCGCTGCGTGAGGCGTACGCCGAACGCGGGCAGGACTACGACGCGGCGTCGAGGTCGAACAGCAACCCGTCGGCGCTCAGCGGACATGACCAGGCGTGCAACGCGACAGTGGACGATCCGGCGACGGCGAGTGAACTGTGGCTCGACGGGTCCGACACCACCATCGCGGCGTCATCCCCGAACTGCCTGCTCAAGGCCATCCGCGGTGCTCAGGCTCGCGGTGAATCGGTTCGCGCGGCCTACGTGCCCGACGCCGAACTGGGTACCCGGTGGTTCGCCGACAAGGCCGTCTGGGTGCGCCAACCGGGGCGGGCCGGGACGGACCACCTTCCGTTCGGTACCCAGGCGGGCGCCCAGCGGTACGTGGCAGCGCATCCGGGCAGCACCGTCGTCGACTACCGCAGCGCGCTGGCGGGCGTCATATGA
- a CDS encoding 4Fe-4S dicluster domain-containing protein — protein sequence MTLVNQRADVPVTIDESLCIDGCTLCVDVCPLDSLAINPQNGKAYMHVDECWYCGPCAARCPTGAVTVNMPYLIR from the coding sequence ATGACACTTGTCAATCAGCGTGCCGATGTGCCGGTGACGATCGACGAATCGCTGTGCATCGACGGGTGCACGCTGTGCGTCGATGTGTGTCCGCTCGATTCACTGGCGATCAATCCACAGAACGGCAAGGCCTACATGCACGTCGACGAGTGCTGGTACTGCGGGCCCTGCGCGGCGCGGTGTCCCACCGGCGCGGTGACCGTCAACATGCCCTATCTGATCCGTTAG
- a CDS encoding GntR family transcriptional regulator: MSQPDTPAVSPIRRPRADQARQVADVLRHQIYEGAYEQGLPSETELAAEFFVSRNTVREALAVLKHEGLIERGTKVGTHVAVRKFDHGLDALVGLKETFKDYGEVHNEVRAALRPAAPPAVARKLGLEPGAEVVFVERLRYLGDLPLSLDLTYLVPDIGEQVIGYDLETNDIFTLIERVSGQRLGGATLALEAVSADPHSAATLQVPNGSALLMAERLTSLDDGRPVDLEYIRMRGDRITMRGNLFRRDT; encoded by the coding sequence GTGTCGCAGCCCGATACCCCCGCCGTCTCACCGATCCGCCGTCCTCGCGCCGACCAGGCCCGCCAGGTGGCCGACGTCCTGCGCCATCAGATCTACGAAGGCGCATACGAGCAGGGTCTGCCGTCGGAGACCGAGCTGGCCGCCGAGTTCTTCGTCTCCCGCAACACCGTTCGTGAAGCGCTCGCCGTGCTCAAGCACGAAGGACTGATCGAGCGCGGCACCAAGGTCGGCACCCATGTGGCCGTCCGCAAGTTCGACCACGGGCTCGACGCGCTCGTCGGTCTGAAAGAAACCTTCAAGGACTACGGCGAGGTCCACAACGAGGTGCGCGCCGCACTCCGGCCCGCCGCCCCGCCTGCGGTGGCGCGAAAGCTGGGCCTCGAACCAGGGGCCGAGGTCGTCTTCGTCGAGCGGCTCCGCTACCTCGGTGACCTGCCGCTGTCGCTCGACCTGACCTACCTGGTGCCGGATATCGGCGAACAGGTCATCGGTTACGACCTGGAGACCAACGACATCTTCACGCTGATCGAACGGGTCAGCGGACAGCGCCTCGGCGGTGCGACGCTCGCGTTGGAGGCCGTCTCGGCCGACCCGCACTCGGCGGCCACCCTGCAAGTGCCCAACGGCTCCGCGTTGCTGATGGCCGAGCGTCTCACCAGCCTCGACGACGGCAGACCCGTCGACCTCGAATACATCCGGATGCGTGGTGACCGGATCACCATGCGCGGCAACCTCTTCAGGAGAGACACATGA
- the nusB gene encoding transcription antitermination factor NusB, which produces MPDRRGDRGRHQARKRAVDLLFEAEARSLTPEAVADSRAALAEDQDDVAPLNPYTVTVARGVTEHAAHIDDLISAHLQGWTLERLPAVDRAILRVAVWELLHADDVPEPVAVDEAVELAKELSTDESPGFVNGVLGQVMLVTPQIRAASQAVRRSGSHEG; this is translated from the coding sequence ATGCCTGACCGTCGTGGTGACCGGGGCCGTCACCAGGCCCGCAAACGCGCTGTCGACCTGCTGTTCGAGGCCGAGGCGCGCAGTCTGACCCCGGAGGCCGTGGCCGATTCGCGTGCCGCGCTCGCCGAGGACCAGGACGACGTCGCGCCGCTCAATCCCTATACGGTGACGGTGGCCCGCGGGGTCACCGAACACGCCGCCCACATCGACGACCTGATCTCGGCCCATCTGCAGGGCTGGACGCTCGAGCGCCTGCCCGCCGTGGACCGGGCGATCCTGCGCGTCGCGGTGTGGGAGTTGCTGCACGCCGACGACGTGCCGGAGCCGGTCGCCGTCGATGAGGCCGTCGAGCTCGCCAAGGAGCTCTCCACCGACGAATCGCCGGGATTCGTCAACGGCGTGCTGGGGCAGGTGATGCTCGTGACGCCGCAGATACGAGCGGCCTCGCAGGCCGTCCGGCGGAGCGGATCGCACGAGGGCTGA
- the efp gene encoding elongation factor P — translation MASTADFKNGLVLQIDGQLWQIVEFQHVKPGKGPAFVRTKLKNVVSGKVVDKTYNAGVKVETATVDRRDATYLYRDGSDFVFMDSEDFEQHPLPESLVGNAANFLLESMPVQIAFHDGNPLYLELPVSVELEVTHTEPGLQGDRSSAGTKPATVETGAEIQVPLFINTGDRLKVDTRDGSYLGRVNA, via the coding sequence ATGGCATCGACTGCCGACTTCAAGAACGGACTCGTCCTCCAGATCGACGGGCAACTGTGGCAGATCGTCGAATTTCAGCACGTCAAGCCGGGTAAGGGCCCTGCGTTCGTGCGGACGAAGCTCAAGAACGTGGTATCCGGCAAGGTGGTCGACAAGACCTACAACGCCGGTGTGAAGGTCGAGACCGCGACCGTGGACCGCCGCGACGCCACCTACCTCTACCGCGACGGCAGCGATTTCGTGTTCATGGACTCCGAGGACTTCGAGCAGCACCCGCTGCCCGAATCGCTGGTCGGCAACGCCGCCAACTTCCTGCTGGAGAGCATGCCGGTGCAGATCGCGTTCCACGACGGCAACCCGCTGTACCTGGAGCTCCCGGTGTCGGTCGAGCTCGAGGTCACCCACACCGAGCCGGGTCTGCAGGGCGACCGGTCCAGCGCGGGCACCAAGCCGGCCACCGTCGAGACCGGTGCCGAGATCCAGGTGCCGCTGTTCATCAACACCGGCGACCGGCTCAAGGTCGACACCCGCGACGGCAGCTACCTGGGCCGGGTGAATGCCTGA
- a CDS encoding M24 family metallopeptidase, translating to MTISQRRERLRQRLAAADLDAMLVTDLVNVRYLSGFTGSNAALLVRVDDATPILATDGRYLTQAAQQAPDAEVVIERACGPHLAARAATEGVRRLGFESHVVTVEAHAALTKAAGDRVDLVRAAGIVEALREVKDAGEIAMLRLACEAADAALTDLLERGGLRPGRTEKEVRRDLESLMLDHGADGPSFETIVATGANSAIPHHRPTDAVLAVGDFVKIDFGALVSGYHSDMTRTFILGRAEQWQLDLYELVATSQAAGRAALAAGVELKAVDAASRQVIIDAGYGDNFNHGLGHGVGLQIHEAPGLNSAAAGTLLAGSAVTVEPGVYLPGRGGVRIEDTLVVPGGESAEGVVDKLTHNISDAAPELLTRFPKELAIV from the coding sequence GTGACTATTTCCCAGCGCAGGGAGCGGCTACGGCAGCGCCTGGCCGCCGCGGATCTCGATGCCATGCTCGTGACCGACCTGGTCAACGTGCGTTATCTCTCCGGCTTCACCGGGTCCAACGCGGCACTGCTCGTCCGTGTCGACGACGCCACGCCGATTCTGGCCACCGATGGCCGCTACCTCACGCAGGCGGCCCAGCAGGCGCCGGACGCCGAAGTGGTCATCGAGAGGGCCTGCGGGCCGCATCTGGCGGCACGTGCGGCGACCGAGGGGGTGCGGCGGCTCGGCTTCGAGAGTCACGTGGTGACCGTCGAGGCGCACGCCGCGCTCACCAAGGCCGCCGGTGACCGGGTGGACCTCGTGCGCGCCGCGGGCATCGTCGAGGCGCTGCGAGAGGTCAAGGACGCGGGGGAGATCGCGATGTTGCGGCTCGCGTGCGAGGCCGCCGACGCCGCACTGACGGACCTGCTGGAACGTGGCGGGCTGCGGCCCGGTCGCACCGAGAAAGAGGTCCGACGGGATCTGGAGTCACTCATGCTCGACCACGGCGCCGACGGTCCGTCCTTCGAGACGATCGTGGCGACCGGCGCGAACTCGGCGATACCGCACCACCGGCCCACCGACGCCGTCCTCGCGGTCGGTGACTTCGTCAAGATCGATTTCGGCGCGCTGGTGTCTGGATACCACTCGGACATGACGCGGACGTTCATCCTGGGACGGGCCGAGCAGTGGCAGCTCGACCTGTACGAGCTGGTCGCGACGTCTCAGGCCGCGGGTCGCGCCGCCCTGGCCGCCGGGGTCGAGCTCAAGGCGGTCGATGCCGCCTCGCGCCAGGTGATCATCGACGCCGGATACGGCGACAACTTCAACCACGGACTCGGCCACGGCGTCGGACTGCAGATCCACGAAGCGCCGGGACTGAACTCCGCCGCCGCCGGTACACTGCTTGCTGGCTCCGCGGTGACCGTGGAGCCTGGTGTGTACCTGCCGGGCCGCGGCGGTGTCCGGATCGAGGACACACTGGTGGTGCCCGGCGGTGAAAGCGCCGAGGGTGTCGTGGACAAACTCACACACAACATCAGCGACGCCGCACCTGAACTGCTTACCCGGTTCCCCAAGGAACTGGCCATCGTGTGA
- a CDS encoding B-4DMT family transporter → MSKWLLRGVVFATAMVIVRLLQGALVNASPGNAIWFSTGLLVLFSIGVAIWGVIDGRGDARSNPDPDRRADLAMTWLLAGLAAGILSGAVSWFIGLFYKSIYTEALLNEVTTFAAFTALLTFLVAVAGVTIGRWTIDRKAPPVTRTRHGLAADENTDTDVFAAVSANGAKDDTDTTQTTPVEYPDQPRQN, encoded by the coding sequence ATGAGCAAGTGGTTACTGCGCGGAGTGGTGTTCGCAACGGCGATGGTCATCGTGCGCCTGCTACAGGGAGCACTGGTCAACGCCTCCCCGGGCAACGCCATCTGGTTCAGCACGGGACTGCTGGTGCTGTTCTCGATCGGGGTGGCGATCTGGGGGGTCATCGACGGCCGGGGCGACGCGCGCAGCAACCCGGACCCGGATCGCCGCGCCGACCTCGCGATGACGTGGCTGCTGGCCGGCCTGGCCGCGGGCATCCTCAGCGGTGCGGTCTCGTGGTTCATCGGGCTGTTCTACAAGAGCATCTACACCGAGGCGCTGCTGAACGAGGTCACGACCTTCGCGGCGTTCACCGCGTTGCTGACGTTCCTGGTGGCCGTCGCGGGAGTGACGATCGGGCGCTGGACGATCGACCGCAAGGCACCGCCGGTCACGCGCACCCGCCACGGGTTGGCCGCCGACGAGAACACCGACACCGACGTCTTCGCCGCGGTGAGCGCCAACGGCGCCAAGGACGACACCGACACGACGCAGACCACGCCGGTCGAATACCCCGACCAGCCGCGTCAGAACTGA
- the aroB gene encoding 3-dehydroquinate synthase, which translates to MTEPVIVEVKVDRPYPVVIGTGLLDDLGRTLQGRHKVAVLHQPVLTQTAEAIRSHLADKGIDAHRIELPDAEAGKELPVVGFIWEVLGRIGIGRKDALVSLGGGAATDVAGFAAATWLRGVDIVHVPTTLLGMVDAAVGGKTGINTDAGKNLVGAFHQPAAVLVDLATLETLPRNEIVAGMAEIVKAGFIADPVILDLIEADPEAAIDPAGTVLPELIRRAIAVKAEVVAADEKESALREILNYGHTLAHAIERRERYKWRHGAAVSVGLVFAAELGRLAGRLDDATADRHRSVLTALGLPVSYDGDALPQLLEYMAGDKKNRSGVLRFVVLDGLAKPGRLEGPDPALLAAAYAEVARD; encoded by the coding sequence ATGACTGAGCCGGTAATCGTCGAGGTGAAGGTGGACCGGCCGTACCCGGTGGTGATCGGAACCGGATTGCTCGACGATCTCGGCCGCACGCTGCAGGGGCGGCACAAGGTCGCGGTCCTGCACCAGCCGGTGCTCACCCAGACCGCCGAGGCGATCCGGAGCCACTTGGCCGACAAGGGAATCGATGCGCACCGTATCGAACTCCCCGACGCCGAGGCGGGTAAGGAACTTCCCGTCGTCGGCTTCATCTGGGAAGTGCTGGGACGCATCGGCATCGGCCGTAAGGATGCTCTCGTGAGCCTCGGTGGGGGAGCGGCCACCGACGTCGCAGGCTTCGCCGCCGCGACGTGGCTGCGCGGCGTCGACATCGTCCACGTCCCCACCACGCTGCTCGGCATGGTCGACGCCGCGGTCGGCGGCAAGACGGGGATCAACACCGATGCGGGTAAGAACCTGGTGGGCGCGTTCCACCAGCCCGCGGCCGTCCTGGTCGACCTTGCGACTCTGGAAACGTTGCCGCGCAACGAGATCGTCGCCGGCATGGCCGAGATCGTCAAAGCAGGCTTCATCGCCGACCCAGTGATCCTCGACCTCATCGAGGCCGACCCGGAGGCCGCGATCGATCCGGCGGGAACGGTGCTGCCGGAACTGATCCGGCGCGCGATCGCCGTCAAGGCCGAGGTGGTGGCCGCCGACGAGAAGGAGTCGGCGCTGCGCGAGATCCTCAACTACGGGCACACTTTGGCGCATGCCATCGAGCGGCGCGAACGCTACAAGTGGCGCCACGGTGCCGCAGTGTCGGTGGGGCTGGTGTTCGCCGCCGAACTCGGACGTCTGGCCGGGCGGCTCGACGATGCGACCGCCGACCGGCACCGGTCGGTGTTGACAGCGCTGGGCCTGCCGGTCAGCTACGACGGCGACGCGCTGCCGCAGTTGCTGGAGTACATGGCCGGAGACAAGAAGAACCGCTCTGGTGTGCTCCGGTTCGTCGTGCTCGACGGCCTCGCGAAACCGGGGCGTCTGGAGGGGCCCGACCCGGCATTGCTCGCGGCCGCATACGCAGAAGTGGCGCGGGACTGA